Within the Streptomyces sp. NBC_00554 genome, the region CTCCACCAAGGGGTGGGCGATCTCGTGGGCGGCGCGAGACCTATGTCAGGATTGACCCTTCGGACGAGTACACCCAAGGGGGAGTTGGATGTACGGCAGTAGGCAGGCGGTGGCAGTGGCGGGGGCGGCACTGCTGCTCGCGGGGTGTTTCTCCTCGGGGGGCGACGGCGAGAAGGACAACAACTCCGGTGCCAAGGTCACACAACAGCCCAAGAACTCGGACCCGTTCTGGGTCAACCCGGACGGGAACGCGGCCGCGCAGGTCGCCGCGTACGTGAAGGCAGGCAAGGACGACGACGCCGAGCAGATCCGCAAGATCGCCCAGCAGCCGACCGGTGAGTGGATCGGTCCGGAGAACCCGGAGCAGGAGGCGCGCGGCTTCACCGAGGCCGCCGAGAAGGCCGACCGGGACGCGATCCTGGTCCTCTACAACATCCCGCACCGCGACTGCGGCCAGTTCTCGCAGGGCGGCGCCGCCGACGGCAACGCCTACCGGACCTGGATCGACGGGGTCGCCAAGGGCATCGAGGACCGGCCCGCCACGGTGATCCTGGAGCCGGACGCCGTCCTGCACCTGGTCAACCAGTGCACCCCGGAGGAGTTCCACGAGGAGCGCTACGACCTCCTCAAGGGCGCCATCAGCACGCTCAAGGCCCTGAAGAACACGAAGGTGTACGTGGACGCGGGCAACGCGGGCTGGGGCCACCCCGACCAGATCTTCGAGCCGCTCCAGTGGGCGGGCATCGAGACGGCCGACGGCTTCGCGGTCAACGTCTCGAACTTCTACACGACCGCGGACTCCGTCGCGTACGGCAAGCAGCTCTCGGCGAAGGTCGGCGGCAAGCCCTTCGTCATCGACACCAGCCGCAACGGCAACGGGCCGTACACGCAGGGCGAGGCCGACGAGAACTGGTGCAACCCGCCGGGCCGCGCGCTGGGCGAGACTCCGACGACCAAGACCGTGGATCCGCTCGTCGACGCGTATCTGTGGGTCAAGCGGCCGGGGGAGTCGGACGGCGAGTGCAAGGGCGGGCCCAAGGCCGGTGAGTGGTGGGCGGATTACGCCCTGAAGCTGGCCGAGGCTTCCAAGTAGTTCGTACGTGACTGGGGGCGCCCTTCGAGGAGAAGGGCGCCCCCAGTCACGTAACTCTCAGGAGATCAGGGCACCTTGACCCACTGAGCCTTGCTGGGCGTCCCCTGATCATCCGTCACGAACAGCATGTACCAGCCGGATTCGACCAGGTTCCGGTTCTTCGGCACCGTCACCGTGATGCCGTCCTTCGTCTTCTTCAGGTCCAGCGCGATGGACCGCTGGTCGGTGTCGGTGACATGGGTGGACGCGCTCGGCCGGATCAGCCGGGCAGTCTTGATGGACGAGGCGTGCTGCGTCTTGAAGGTTCCCGAGGCGCCGCGGGCGATCGTCTCCGGGCCGTCGGAGAGCGTGGGCTGCGAGCCGTGGAACAGGTACGGCGGCGTGTAGATCTCGATGCGCTGCTCGAACACGCCGGGCTTGGTGTTGGCCTCGTCGGAGTAGAGCGAGTCCGAGCCGAAGAACATCACGCGGCCGTCGGGCAGCAGCAGCGAGCCCGAGTGGTAGTTGCGGCCCACCAGCGGGTCGGCGACCCGGTTCAGCTCGCCCGACTTCGCGTCGTAGATCCGCGCCTGGAGGATGTTGGAGTCGCCGCGCCCGCGGTAGTCCTCCGAGCCGCCCGAGATCAGCACGCTGTCGTCGGGGAGGATCGAGGACTGTGGGTAGCGGGTGCCCTTCTCCAGTGACGGCCCGTTCACGAACTTCGGGTCGTCCGCGAGCAGGTCGATGATCCGGGTCTTCTCGCTGGACTTGTTGGACTCGCCGACCCCGCCACCGCCGATGACCATGTACTTCTCGTCCTGCGCGGGCGGCAGCAGCACCGTCCCGGAGGTCTCCAGGAGGTTCGGGTCGCTCATACCGGGCAGCTTGGTGAACTTGTTGGTGTCCACGTCCCAGATACCGGGGTCGCGGCCCACGTCATCGGGGCCGTAACCCGCGTTCGAGCCGGAGTAGAAGAGCTCGCCGGACTGCATCAGGGAGATCGCCGGGTAGGTCGGGAACTGCCGGATGCCCTCGGTGTACGTCCACTTCTTGGTCTTCGGGTCGAAGACCTCGTTCTTGCCCGGTACCAGCTGGCCGATCTCGTCCAGACCGGAGAGGCTGAGGATCTTGCCGTCCGAGAGGGTGGTCAGCGTCGGGTACCAGCGGGCCTCGTTCATCGGGTCGACCTTGATGTACTTCTCGGCGACCGGATCGAACTCGTAGGCGTCCTTGATCCCCTGGAAGTCCTTCTTGTCCAGGGCGAGCTTCTCCGCTATGCCGTACGTGTTGCGGGCGTCGGTGCCGGTGAGGCCCTGGACGCGGTAGTTGTCCTGGGTGCCCGTCTCGTACTCGGTGCCGCTCTTCTGCGCCTCGACGTAGATACGGCCGAGGCCGGGGTCGTTGCGCAGGAACTCGCCGGTGTCCGGGTCGAAGACCTTCTTGGCGCGCGGGACGAGCACCGGGTCCTTCGACACGAAGGTCTTGCCGTTCTCCTTGCCCGTGAACTTGGTGCCCGCGGGCAGGGTGATCGGCTCGTCCGGGTTCTCGTTGTGCACGACCATCAGGCCGCCGGCCTTGGTGACGTCACCCTTCATCTTCTCGTAGCGCTTGGTGCCGCCCGCGATCAGCAGATTGCCGTTGGCGAGCTGGGTGTGGCCGGTGCAGAAGAGGTCGGCCGGTGTCGGGACCTTCTTGATGGTGCCCTCGACCGGGTCCCAGATCCGGGTGTCGAACTTCTTCGCGTCGAAGTTGTCCTGGTCGTTGCCGGAGCCCGCGATGAGCAGGATCTTGCCGGTGTGCAGCAGGGCCGCGTGGATGGTGTTCTGGCGGAACTCCTCGGGGAAGTCGATGACGTCCCAGTGGCCGTTCTCGGCCTTGTACTCCGGCTTGTTGATCTTGTACTGGTGGTACTGCTCCGTCCCGAAGCGATACAGCCACGGGCCGTTCATCCCGGCCAGCGCGAGAACCACCGCCGCGCCTATCGCAAGACGACGGGCACGGCGGCGGCTGGCACCGTCTTTCATTTCTTATGTCCCCCAAGGGAAATCTGCATGGTCTGGTCGTTCCCACCGTTCGCGGCGGCCCAGTGGGGCTTGTGCTGCGGGGCGTGCGGGCCGTGCTGCTCCTGCTGGGGAACCGAGGCCTGCGGTGGCAGCGGTACCGGCTCGGCGGCTTCCGCCGCGTGCTTGGGCTTCTTCCTGTCCTGCCGCATCGTCCAGCGCCAGGCGAAGATCGGCGAGGCGGTTATCAGCAGGGCGAAGGTGGCCCAGATGATCATCGCGGGGTGGGAGTGCCCGAGCAGGACGCCGGCGGTGATCGAGCCGGCGAAGACCAGGATGAAGAACAGGTGGATCCGGAAGGTCCCGAACAGTGTGTCGGGGCTCGCCGAGTCGCCCTTGGGGGTCACCACGAACTTGCTCTTGCGGCGCAGTACGGCGTCCATGAGCGAGCGGGCGTAGATCGGCGCCGAGAGGGCCGACATCATCATGCCCGCCACGCCGCCGCTGCCCTCGGGCTCGTGCGGCGAGACGTTGTGGCGGCGGTTCCAGATGTAGAGCCCGATCTGCAGGGCGGACGCGTTGCCGTACAGCATCAGCCAGACCGTCGGGTCGATGTTCACACCCGATGCGCCGAGGCCCAGGAACAGGGCGCAACTCAGCGCCGCGAGGATCCAGTTGAGGGCCGACATCGGGTAGAAGATGATCATCATCGTGTAGTTGAAGAGCTTGCTCGGCGGCAGCGAGTACCAGCCCTTCCAGTACTGCTTGAGGATCGTCTCGTACGTGCCCCGCGACCAGCGCAGCTGCTGGGTGAAGAAGTCCGTCCAGGCGTTGGGACCCTCGCCGACCGCGAGCACGTCCGGCGTGTAGACCGAGCGCCACTTCTTGCCGGTGGCCGGGTTCTTGGCGCGGTGGATCTCGAAGCCGGTCGCCATGTCCTCGGTGATCGAGTCGTACAGACCGCCGATCTGCTTCAGCGCCTTGATGCGTACGGCGTTGGAGGTGCCCACGAACATCGGGGAGCCGTAGGCGTTTCCGGCGCGCTGGATCAGGGCGTGGAAGAGGAACTGCTGCGACTCGGCGGCCTTGGTGATGACGTTGTCGTAGTTGCCGTACACCTGCGGGCCGATGACGAAGCCGACGTCCGGGTCGCGGAAGAAGCCGAGCATCCGCTCCAGGTAGTTGGGCAGCGGCACGTGGTCGGTGTCGACGGAGGCGAAGTAGTCGTAGTCGCCGCCGTGCGCGTCCAGCCAGGCGTTGTAGTTGCCGTGCTTGGTCTTGGCGCGGTGCGGGCCCTTGGGCATGTTCCACTTCGCGATGCCCTTGCGGGAGAAGTGGTGCACACCCAGGCGCGCGCAGACCTCCTTCACCTCCGGGTCGTCGCCCTCGTCCAGGAGCCAGATGTGCAGAAGACCCCGGTGGCGGATCTTGACGGCCGCCTCCAGGGTCTTCGTCACCATGGCGAGGGGCTCCTTGCCGGGTACGAACGAGGTGAGGAAGGCGACTCTCGTGCCGGTCTCGGGCACCACCGGGATGGGGTCGCGGGCGACCAGGGTGGCGTGCGCGTTCGACAGCACGTTCAGGCAGCGGAAGAGTTCGATCAGGCCGATCGAGACCAGCATCACGATGTCGAGGGCCGGCAGGAAGTCGTACGCGGGATAGTCGCGTTCCGTCCAGTGCGCGGGCTGGAGCAGCCAGGTCAGCAGCACCAGCGAGAGCAGCGGAGCGGCACCCAGCATGAGCGCGGCCCGTATGCGGTGCGGCTCCTGCGACAGCAGTGAGCGGTACTGCACCTTGTACGGCTTGTTCGGATCGGGCTGTGTGAGGGGTCCCGCGAGCCGGCTGTAGTGCTCGTAGTCGTATCTCGGCAGCGTCTTCTTGATCCTGCGGAAGCCGCCGGTCCGGTGCGACGGCACCCTGAGCTGGGTTGTTTCGGACGGGTCGAAGTTCTGCCGGGCGCCGGTCGGCGTCGACGTCATGAGTCATCCCCCCGCACGCGGATGCCCGCGTGTTCGTCGGTTCAGTCGTCCGCTCGGGTCCCCCTAGACCGTCCCGGACGCATCACTGGCAGGCCAGCGTCACCACATCATCTCCATAAGACAGACATGGAACGACGACCTTCCGGTTGCATGATGCCCCCCTCGGCATCTGTTCATGAACCGGGGCCCCCAACTTCCCCGTCATATACGCAACCGACCTTGCCCCCAACTGTCAGTTATCGACAGTCCCTTGAAGCCCAGGGTTCTACGCCTTACATCATGATCGCAAGATGCGAAACGCGGTGTTAACCGGTCATACGCGCTAATTGGGACGCGTGTACGACGAAGGGGTTGTAGTGGCATATGACGGAGGGCCCCTCGCTGCTGCGAGTGGCCCTCCGGTCTGTGCGCCGCCAGGGACTCGAACCCCGGACCCGCTGATTAAGAGTCAGCTGCTCTAACCAACTGAGCTAGCGGCGCGCGCCGACCCGGGGAACTCTACCCGACCGGGAAGGGTGCCCCGGACCCCGGCGGTCCCCTTGGCGCGCACGCCCTGTACATCATTCGGACCGTCAACATGCGACACCGGATGACAGTTGAGAAACTGCGCCTGTGCAGAAGCGCGGAGATTTCGACCTGGAGTGTGAGGGGAATCGCATGAAGGCTCCGGTATTCGAGGAATTCGATGCCGCGAGGGACTGCGACTGCCCCGGATGCGTGCACTGGCGACGCGTCATGCCCTATTCCTCTTCCCCTGCCTCTTCCCCTCCCTCTTTCCTTTCCTCCCTTTCCGGTCCCGTGGGCCGTCCGGCGGCCCGCAGGGCTCTCGTCCTGGCCGCGGCGGCCGGCACCGTCCTCGGCGCGGGCCCACCGATGACGGCGGTCGCGGCCGCCCACGGACCCGCCCGGCCCGGCATCCCCGCAGGTGACGAGCCCGACACCCCGCAAGGCAGCAAGGCCCCGCTGCACGGTCCGGCGGGAAAACCGGCGGCCCACGGAAAGCCCGGCACCGTCTCCAAGGCACCCGCGACCACCCGGGCCGAGATCATCAACCGGGCCAAGACATGGATCGACGCGGAAGTGCCGTACAGCATGAGCGAGTACTGGTCGGACGGCTACCGGCAGGACTGCTCCGGCTTTGTCTCGATGGCCTGGAACCTGCCGGGCAACGAATGGACGGGCAGCCTCGACACGCTCGGCGTACGCATTAAACGTGAGCAGCTCCAGCCCGGCGACATTCTTCTCTTCCACAATCCGGCGAACCCCGAGAAAGGCTCGCACGTCGTCATTTTCGGCGGCTGGACGGACTACACGCACACCTATTACGTCGCGTACGAGGCGGCACCCCCGCACGCCCGGAAGCAGGCCACCCCGTACCCGTACTGGAGCAACGAGGACCGTTATTTGGCCTACCGCTACAAGGGGCTGACGGAGAGCGCGAGCGGGGCGAAGCCGTCGGCGCCCAAGGCGCCCAGCCGCTACCCGGGAGCCGTCTACTTCGGGCCCGGCGCGAACAACAAGTACGTCACCCAGCTGGGCCGGCTCCTCATGGAGCGCGGCGCGGCCCGCTTCTACACCTCGGGTCCCGGCCCCCGCTGGTCGACCGCGGACCGGCGGGCCACCCAGGCGTTCCAGCGGGCGCAGGGCTGGACGGGAGCGGCGGCGGACGGGCTGCCGGGGAAGCTGACCTGGTCGTACCTGGTGGGCAAGAAGGGCAAGGACATTCCTCCGGCGGACGTTCCTCAGGAGGACATTCCCCCGGAGGACATTCCGCTCGGGGGCAGCCCCGGGCAGACGGGGGCGCACGGCCCGGGACCGCACGGATCGGGCGCCTCCTCGCACGGGGTGCCCGGCTATCCGGGGCGCGGGATGTTCCGGCCGGGGGCGAACAACGCACACGTCAGCCGGCTGGGAAAGCGACTGGTCAAGAAGGGGTTCGGCAAGTACTACAGCTCGGGTCCGGGACCCCGTTGGGGCGAGGCGGACCGGCGCAACGTCGAGGCGTTCCAGCGGGCGCAGGGCTGGCGCGGCGGCGCGGCGGACGGGTACCCGGGGCCGGAGACCTGGCGGCGGCTCTTCTCCTGAATCCTTCCCGGCTTCATCGTTTCCCGGCTTCACCGTTTCTCGACTTCTCATGAATCTTCCAGGCGCGGAGGCATGGAGGCAGGTATGAGTACGACGACTTCACACACCCCGGATTCCGAAGGGCAGTCCTCCCAGGTGCCCGGGCCGGAACCGGCAACAGAGGGCGGGGGCGCGCGCGAGGGCGGCGCGCGCTCCACCAGGCTCATCCACAACGAGGCGACCACCGAGATCCCCGTGCACCTGCTGTTCAGGGACGATCCCGAGCCGGTGTCCGTCCCGCTGGCGCCCGCCGTCGTGGGCCGGCGGCGTGGCACGGGCGAGCAGCCGCGCGTCCGGCGTCCCGTGCCCGGCAGGGCCGCCCCGCGCCCGGTGCCGGAGATCGACCCCGAACTGGTGGAGCGCCCCGCACGGGTGCTGCCCGGAGCGGTGGGAGTGCTGGCCGGGGCCTGTGGGATGGCCGGATGTGTACTCACCTCGTGGTGGGCGGGCGTCCTGCCGCCCCCGGTGACGCAGGCGCTTGGACTGCCCGGACACGGCGGCGCCGGGCTCGGACCGGCGCAGTGGGCGGCGTACGCCGGAGCGGGCGCGCTCGGTCTGTTCGGCCTCGGCGGTCTCGCGCGGGGGCGGACCGGGCGGGCCTGGGTGCTCGGGCTGTTCGGCCGGTACCGCGGCACGGTCCGGCGCACCGGGCTCATGTGGGTCAACCCGCTGGTGCTACGCCGCCGGGTCGACGTACGCCTGCGGCACTGGCGCAGTGAGCCGATGTCCGCGGTCGACGCCAACGGGGTCGCGCTGCGGGTGGTGGTGCTCGTCGTCTGGCGGGTCAGGGACACCGCGCGCGCCACGCTCGGCGTGGACGACCACCAGACGTATCTGCGGGAGTGTGTGGAGGCGGCGCTCTCGCGGGTGCTCTCGCGGCTCCCGGCCGAACTGCCGCCCGCCGTCGTCAAGGACGCGACCCTGCGCAACACCGAGGCCGTCGGCGAGGCGCTGACCCGGCTGGTGGCCGCGGACACGGCGCCGGTCGGCCTCGAGGTCTTCTCGGCCCAGCCGACGAAGATCGAGTACGCGCCCGAGGTGGCCGCCGTGATGCAGCGCCGCCGGATCGCCGCGCTGGACGCCCAGCACCGCGACACCGTGCTCACCTCCGTCGTCGACTCGGTCGAGGACACGGTGACCCGGCTGACCATGCGGGGCCTGGTGGAGCTCGACGACTACGAACGCAAGGCGCTGGTGAAGGACTTGACGGTGGCGTTCTACACGGGACGGAGCGGGGAGTAGCCGTGATTGTCCGCATGGGACGGAGCGGGGAGTAGCCGGAGTCGTTGATGCGGGACGGGCGGGAAGCGGGCGTCGGCCATTTCTGAAATTGGTCTGGACATGTTCAAGTCCTGGTAATAATCTGAGACTTGGTCTAGACCTGAAACATCTCGCGCTCAGCTCATGTGAACCTCCCCCACGTCCTCAGGAGCGGCAGGATGCGCATACGTGCGACCAGGAAAGCGAAGTGGTACGCGGGCATGGTCGGCCTCGCCACGACGGGAGCGCTCGTGCTCTCCAGCGGCGGTGCCAGCGGCCACGGCTACACCGACCTCCCCATCAGCCGGCAGAAGCTGTGTCAGAACGGCACGGTGACCAACTGCGGCAACATCCAGTGGGAGCCGCAGAGCGTGGAGGGCCCGAAGGGCTTCCCCGCGGCAGGTGCGGCCGACGGCCAGATCTGCTCGGCCAACCACACCGAATTCGGTCAGCTCAACAGTCCGACGACTCCGTCGGGCGGCGCCTGGCCGACGACCAGGGTCACCGGCGGGGCCAGCTACACGTTCCGCTGGCAGTTCACCGCCATGCACGCCACGACCGACTTCAAGTACTACCTCACCAAGCAGGGCTGGAATCAGAACCACGCGCTCGCGCGCTCGGACCTGAACACCACGCCGTTCCTCACCGTCCCCTACAACAACGCGCGCCCGCCGTCCACGATCTCGCACAGTGGCACGATTCCCACGGGCCGGACCGGGCACCACGTCATCGTCGCGGTGTGGACGATCGCCGACACGGCCAACGCGTTCTACGCCTGCTCGGACGTCACGTTCTAGAACGTCACGTCCCAGGGCGACCTGAAGGGACCTTGTTTTCTGAGGCTCCCTTGAGCTGCACCGACATCCCCAGCGGGTAGGTTCCCCGCACGCCGACAAGACCAGGTCGGCGTGCGGGGAACTGCAACTGCACCGAACAACGGGGAATCGCTATGGACGTGTTCTTCTACGCCGTACCGGGGTTGATCATCGCCCTGGTGGCATTCGCGGCGGTCAGGATCATCCGCCGCTCACTGGAGCTGCGCAGCGCCTGGAACAGCGGGCTGACCGCCGAGGCGCGCTGTCTGCGCTCGTACACGACGACCAGTGGCGGCGGTGGCGACAGCTCCGTGTCCACGACGCTGCACCATGTCTACGAGTTCCGGACGCGCGAGGGCCGGACGGTCCGCTTCGACGAGAGCAGCGGTCCCTCCACGATCGTCGAAGGCGACATCGTCACCGTCCACTACACCGCCGAGCGACCCGAGAAGGCCACCGCCCACGCGCCGAGCCCGGTCAAGGCCGCCGCGGGCACTATCGGCATCCTGGTCTTCCTCGGAGTGGCCGCCGCCTTCTGCATCGGCTTCATGGTCACGTATCACCAGATGAGCTCATCGTTCGACATGCCCTTCGGAGGGTCGCACGTGACCTATGAGGAGCCGGACGTGCCCTACGACGAAGTGCCGTAGGTCCCGCGACCCTCCCCATCTGACGGTACGTCAATTATGGTGCGCCCCCATGGGATCCATGAGGCGTACCGTCGCGGAGCTCGTGCAGGAACGGTGGAACGACCACCGGCCGGGGCTGTGGTTCGAGGGGCGGGTCCTGAGCCACCACCGGGTGGCGGCGGGCGCGGCGGCCCGGGCGGCGCTGCTCGCCGACCTGCTGCCGCCACGTGCCGAGCCGCCGCACCTCGGCGTGCTGCTCGACAACACCCCCGAGTACCCGATGTGGTTGAGCGCGGCCGCCCTCGCGGGTGCCGCCGTCGCGGGCATCAACCCGACCCGGCGCGGCCCCGAACTGGCCCGCGACATCCTGCACACCGAGTGCCGCGTCCTGATCACCGAACAGGCCCACCTGCCGCTCCTCGACGGTCTCGAACTCCCGGGCGTACGCGTCCTGGTGACCGACACGGACGCGTACGCCGACCTCCTCACGCCGTACGAGGGCACGAAGCCCGACGCGTCCTCGGCCTCCCCCGACGACCGCCTGCTCCTCTACTTCACCTCCGGCTCGACCGGCGCCCCCAAGGCCGCGATCTGCACCCAGGGCAGGCTCGCCGCCGCGGGGCAGTCGCTCGTCGACCACTTCGGCGTGCGGCGGGAGGACACGCACTACATCTGCATGCCGATGTTCCACGGCAACGCGGTGATCGCCGACTGGGCACCCGCGCTGGCCGCGGGCGCGGGAGTGGCGCTGCGGCGGCGCTTCTCGGCCTCCGGGTTCCTCGCGGACGTACGGGCCTGCCGGGCCACGTACTTCACCTATGTGGGGCGCGCCGTCCAGTACATCCTGGCGACCCCGGCCCACCCCGACGACCGCGACAACCCACTGCGCATGGGCTTCGGAACAGAGGCCGGCGCGGTCGACGCGGCCGCCTTCGAGCGGCGCTTCGGGGTGCGCCTCGTCGAGGGCTACGGCTCTTCCGAGGGCGGCGCGGCCATCCAGCGGACCTCCGGCACCCCGGCCGGGGCGATCGGACGGGCGGCACCCGACGACGACCTCGCCGTGGTCGACCCCGGCACGCTGCGCGAATGCCCGGCCGCCGTCTTCGCCGGGGACGGGCGGCTGCTCAACGGGGCCGACGCAATAGGAGAGTTGGTGAACCGGGGCCCCAACCCCTTCGAGGGCTACTGGCGCAACCCGGCCGCGGACGCCGACCGCAGGCGCGACGGCTGGTACTGGACCGGCGACCTCTTCTACCGGGACGCCGACGGATACCTGTACTTCGCCGGCCGCACCGACGACCGGCTGCGCGTCGACAGCGAGAACCTCGCCGCCGCCGTGATCGAGAACATCCTCGCCCGGTACGAGGGCGCTGCCGCTGTGGCGGTGTACGCCGTGCCGGACGCGGTCGCGGGCGACCAGGTCATGGCAGCCGTCGCGCTGCGGTCCGCCGTCTCCTTCGATCCGCTCGACTTCGGTGAATTCCTGCTGTCCCAGCCCGACTTGGGGACCAAGATGGCCCCTCGCTTCATACGCATCGTGGAGCGGATGCCCGTCACGGCGACGAACAAGGTCCACCGGGTCGGACTCCGGCGCGAGGGCTTCAGATGCGCGGACCCGGTCTGGTGGCGGCCGCCGGGGGAGTGCGCCTACCGGAGGCTGGCGGAGGCGGAGGTCGAGGAGCTGGTCGAGGAGTACCGGGCGCGGGGGCGCGAGGAGTTGCTGACGAGGTAGGGCTGGCCCCTGGCTTGACGGTGAGGGTGGCGGGCTCGGCCTGGCTGTGACGGTGGTGAGTCCGGCTCGGTGGTGGGGGAGGCGGGGCCTGACGCGGCGGTGACGGTGGCGAGTTCGGCTCGGTGGTGAGGGTGGCGGGGGCTGACGCGGCGGTGAAAGTCGCGAGCCCGGCCCGGCGGTCAGGGCCGCGAGGCCGGCCCGACGGTGGGGTCGCGCGGCCCCGGCCCGGCGGCGAGGGTGGGGCGGGGCCCGAACTGGCGGCGAGGGCAGGCCCCGAACCGGCGGCAAGGTATGCCCAGCCCTACCCCTGGTACACCCACGGACCCCATGTTCCGTGAGGTCACGCCCCGCCTACCGTGAGCGCGTGACCCGTTCCGTGCGCTACCTCATCAGCGGCGTCCTGGTCGGCGCCCCCTTGCTCGTCGGGATGCTGCTGCTCGGCATCGTCGGGGCCGGGCTGACCCCCGTGCTCGTCGGGCTGCCGCTTCTTGCGCTGCTCGCGCTGACCGGCGTACCCGTCGGGGCGCTGGAGCGATGGCGGCTGCAGCTCGTCCACCCGGCGCGGGTGCCCACCCCCCACCGAACCCCGGACGAGCCCGGCCCCGCCGCCTGGGCCAGACTCAGGTTCACCGAGCCGGCGACCTGGCGCGAACTGGGGTACGCCCTACTGCTCGCGGTCGTGCTGTGGCCGCTGGACGTGGTGGTACTGACCGTCGCCCTCGGGATCCCCGGCGCGATGATCGGGACGCCGGCACAACTCGCGATCGTCGGCGGCGAGGAAACCCGGGGCGTCAAGCTGTGGCTGATCCACACGTACGGGCAGGCGTTCCTGTGCGCCGCGGGCGGCCTCGCCCTCATCCTCGTACTCCGGTGGCCCCTCGTGCGGTACGCCCATGCCCGCGCCGCCCTCACCCGGCTGCTGCTCGCGCCGCGCCAGGCCGAGGGGCAGCTCGCCGAGGTGACGAAGTCCCGGGCCCGTCTGGTGGCGGCGTTCGAGGCCGAGCGGCGGCGGATCGAGCGGGATCTGCACGACGGGGCGCAGCAGCGGCTGGTGGCGTTGAGCATGAGGCTGGGCCTGGCCCGCCTCGACGCGCCACCCGAGCTGGCGGCGCGGCTGACGGAGGCCCACGCGGAGGCGGATCAAGTCCTCGTCGAGCTACGGGAGTTGATCCACGGCATCCATCCGCAGGTGCTCGCCGACTACGGGCTCGGCGACGCGATAGCCGACGCCGCCGACCGGTCCGCCGTACCCGTGGAGGTGGACGTGGAGCTGCCGAGGTTCGCCGAACCGGTGGAGTCCGCCGCGTACTTCGCGGTGCGGGAGGCGCTCGCCAACGTGGGCAGGCACAGCGGGGCCGGACGGGCGTGGATCCAAGGGCGGTACGAGGAAGGCCGGTTGAGGATCGAGGTGCGGGACGACGGATGCGGGGGAGCCGACCCCGGATCGGGCTCCGGGCTCACCGGACTCGCCGACCGGCTG harbors:
- a CDS encoding sensor histidine kinase; this encodes MTRSVRYLISGVLVGAPLLVGMLLLGIVGAGLTPVLVGLPLLALLALTGVPVGALERWRLQLVHPARVPTPHRTPDEPGPAAWARLRFTEPATWRELGYALLLAVVLWPLDVVVLTVALGIPGAMIGTPAQLAIVGGEETRGVKLWLIHTYGQAFLCAAGGLALILVLRWPLVRYAHARAALTRLLLAPRQAEGQLAEVTKSRARLVAAFEAERRRIERDLHDGAQQRLVALSMRLGLARLDAPPELAARLTEAHAEADQVLVELRELIHGIHPQVLADYGLGDAIADAADRSAVPVEVDVELPRFAEPVESAAYFAVREALANVGRHSGAGRAWIQGRYEEGRLRIEVRDDGCGGADPGSGSGLTGLADRLAVLDGTLTVESPPGGPTVLTMEIPC
- a CDS encoding AMP-binding protein, giving the protein MGSMRRTVAELVQERWNDHRPGLWFEGRVLSHHRVAAGAAARAALLADLLPPRAEPPHLGVLLDNTPEYPMWLSAAALAGAAVAGINPTRRGPELARDILHTECRVLITEQAHLPLLDGLELPGVRVLVTDTDAYADLLTPYEGTKPDASSASPDDRLLLYFTSGSTGAPKAAICTQGRLAAAGQSLVDHFGVRREDTHYICMPMFHGNAVIADWAPALAAGAGVALRRRFSASGFLADVRACRATYFTYVGRAVQYILATPAHPDDRDNPLRMGFGTEAGAVDAAAFERRFGVRLVEGYGSSEGGAAIQRTSGTPAGAIGRAAPDDDLAVVDPGTLRECPAAVFAGDGRLLNGADAIGELVNRGPNPFEGYWRNPAADADRRRDGWYWTGDLFYRDADGYLYFAGRTDDRLRVDSENLAAAVIENILARYEGAAAVAVYAVPDAVAGDQVMAAVALRSAVSFDPLDFGEFLLSQPDLGTKMAPRFIRIVERMPVTATNKVHRVGLRREGFRCADPVWWRPPGECAYRRLAEAEVEELVEEYRARGREELLTR
- a CDS encoding DUF3592 domain-containing protein yields the protein MDVFFYAVPGLIIALVAFAAVRIIRRSLELRSAWNSGLTAEARCLRSYTTTSGGGGDSSVSTTLHHVYEFRTREGRTVRFDESSGPSTIVEGDIVTVHYTAERPEKATAHAPSPVKAAAGTIGILVFLGVAAAFCIGFMVTYHQMSSSFDMPFGGSHVTYEEPDVPYDEVP